The following coding sequences are from one bacterium SCSIO 12741 window:
- a CDS encoding response regulator produces the protein MSKVRVLVVEDEAIIAQDIQDTLEDLGYEVFEPANTYTEAVELLETVQPDIAILDIRLAGQKSGVDIANHINENYHFPFIFLSSNTDKLTLDEAKKVEPLAYLVKPFSKDELYTSIELALYNFSKSQEKFLDPESLIIKDALFIKDNRVFSRINFCDILYLRSDHVYLDIYLKNDKKQSVRGGLNTYINKLSPSFFRTHRSCIVNLEYLEAVNHNNVVINGEELPIGKKQRDDLLQRLNRG, from the coding sequence ATGAGTAAAGTACGCGTATTAGTCGTTGAGGATGAGGCAATTATTGCTCAAGACATCCAAGACACCTTAGAAGATTTGGGGTACGAGGTATTCGAACCTGCCAATACCTATACCGAAGCGGTAGAATTGTTGGAAACCGTTCAACCCGACATCGCCATCTTGGATATCCGTCTGGCCGGGCAAAAAAGTGGTGTAGACATTGCCAATCATATCAATGAAAACTACCACTTCCCTTTTATCTTTTTGTCTTCCAATACCGATAAGCTAACCTTGGACGAAGCCAAAAAAGTGGAGCCGCTGGCTTATTTGGTAAAACCCTTTAGTAAAGACGAACTATACACTTCCATTGAATTGGCTCTCTATAATTTTTCCAAGAGTCAGGAAAAGTTTTTAGATCCAGAAAGTTTGATCATCAAGGATGCCCTATTTATCAAGGACAACCGTGTATTTTCAAGGATCAACTTTTGCGACATTCTGTATTTAAGAAGCGACCATGTATACTTAGACATCTATTTAAAAAATGACAAAAAGCAAAGTGTTCGGGGAGGGCTCAACACCTATATAAATAAGCTAAGCCCATCATTCTTCCGAACCCACCGAAGTTGTATTGTCAACCTCGAATACCTGGAAGCCGTTAATCACAACAATGTGGTTATCAACGGAGAGGAATTACCCATTGGTAAAAAACAACGAGATGACCTTTTACAAAGGCTAAACCGCGGATAG
- a CDS encoding nuclear transport factor 2 family protein, translating to MNENQQALVQAEEKLLEAMRNSQVKDLDQLLHPDLKFTIPSGDTLGKEDDLKSHADGVMTFDQLTHENPQFTWIDDLAIVVVDQYIKGDYSGFPIDARFRYERVWKHTDKGWQVVAGAAVQKQPAP from the coding sequence ATGAATGAAAATCAACAAGCCTTAGTGCAAGCCGAAGAAAAACTACTCGAAGCCATGAGAAATAGCCAGGTGAAGGACCTGGACCAATTGCTTCACCCGGATCTAAAATTCACCATTCCGTCAGGAGACACGCTTGGTAAGGAAGATGACCTGAAAAGCCATGCTGATGGAGTGATGACCTTTGATCAATTGACACACGAGAATCCTCAATTTACCTGGATTGATGACCTGGCCATCGTAGTGGTGGATCAATACATCAAAGGCGATTATTCGGGATTTCCAATTGATGCCCGCTTTCGTTATGAGAGAGTTTGGAAACACACGGATAAGGGCTGGCAGGTAGTGGCCGGTGCCGCGGTTCAAAAGCAGCCAGCTCCATGA
- a CDS encoding VCBS repeat-containing protein produces the protein MNTTRYTLIAALVIGFIFLSWVPIKAQITYDFKWDVGYSSLVAGGTDTAGLDTMGPNFPFGIQNRLACPTAGDLDADGLIDFMIANQQGQIFFYKNVGTSTKPHWGRRSLASTDTIKIGKGQNINQLRPTLADIDGDGDLDMLIGSRWQYGGSTYNATQKLDDLHFFRNIGTKFAPVFTQDTMPGLENQQCAEFANPTFVDIDADGDLDLQILGSDSSAFFENTGTATNPTFVRHFKNAPGNPLHGWFYPNMLVPTPNFFDMDGDGDLDLTVIDDGGIMWTVENEGTATAPDFDSLTLQSPPVGIAGVDFGQFSAHTIGDFNNDGEMDLFVSPFTPVSFHWFKGVSLVTGVSASITTDSTVSCNADTDAGLTAVATDGTGKISYAWSTGDTVATITGLGAGTYTVTITDSLTTDSASVTLTEPAVLSAATVVDSNVTCFGFSDGGASASATGGTTSYNYAWSNSATNASITGVIGGKYTVTITDANGCTDTASVTITAPTALTAATVVDSNTTCNGFSDGGASASATGGTGAYGYAWSNAATNASITGVIAGTYKVTITDANGCTDTSSVSITEPAQLVAATVVDSNISCNTFSDGGASASATGGTMNYSYAWSNAATNASITGVVAGNYKVTVTDANGCTDTASAMITQPAVLNAAAVIDSNISCNALSDGGASASATGGTMNYSYAWSNSATNASITGVTAGTYKVTVTDANGCTDTASATITQPAVLNAAAIVDSNVTCFGSFDGGATASATGGTMAYNYAWSNSATNASITGVVAGTYKVTVTDANGCTDTASATIVAPTTIVAASVVDSNASCNAFADGGATASATGGALPYNYVWSNAATNASITGVVAGTYKVTITDDNGCIDTSSVTITEPTQLVAVAVVDSNISCNTFSDGGASASATGGTPNYSYAWSNAGTMASITGVVAGTYKVTVTDGNGCTDTASAMITQPAALNAIAVVDSNISCNTFSDGGASASATGGTMNYSYAWSNSATNASITGVVAGTYKVTVTDANGCTDTASAMITQPAVLNAITVVDSNVSCFGFSNGGATASASGGTANYSYAWSNSATNASITGVVAGTYKVTATDANGCTDTASVTITTPATVVATAIVDSNISCFGLTDGGASVSATGGTGAYKYAWSNGDTTAAINGLQATNYTVTVTDANGCTGTDMITITEPTLLTVSTTVDSNVTCKGLTNGGATASSTGGTGTITWSWSNSTSMAALTNVAAGKYNVTATDANGCTDTSSATISEPDSLTVTTAIDSNVTCFGYSNGGVTATVQGGTANYNYGWSNSATNSSITGVTAGKYTVTVTDDKGCTDTASSNVSEPAALTTSTVVDSNVTCNGFSNGGASTSPSGGTTNYSYAWSNSATNASITGVTAAKYYVTITDANGCTLVDSATVTEPMTLVASTVLDSNVSCKNLMDGGATASTTGGTGTITWNWSNSANTATITGVAAGFYAVTATDANGCTDSASITITEPDSLIIAAVVDSNVTCNGLANGGATASAMGGTMNYSWNWSNGDQTASISQLTSGLYRAVVIDANGCTDTTMITITQPTVLVASTMVDSNVTCFGLSDGGATASAMGGTPGYSYAWSNNDADSVLNGVPMGTYMVTVTDANGCVDMDTLDITEPDSLQVSAMVTADVSCFGLTDGTASSTTQGGTQPYSYDWDSGDTTSSLMGKGAGTYYLIVTDSLGCMDEDSITITEPADLIATIDSLKLNLCKGDSMGIAYASAQGGTPNYTYLWSDGQGGDQATSLPEGAISVTVTDDNGCVATAQDMMGYIHELPVLDLGPDIDVEVSSVFIQAPDTFATYLWSNGDTTSSTTITTIDTVSLIVMDSNGCSTSDTVHVSLWPASTEEYMTASEIQVYPNPSNGIFTIQLDENVTENVSWTIYSLSGRMVRNGEFEANASQNYTMDMTDMPQGSYMIHLNNAGRQAIVRVMIR, from the coding sequence ATGAACACAACACGTTACACACTTATTGCCGCACTGGTCATAGGTTTTATTTTCTTATCGTGGGTCCCCATAAAGGCTCAGATAACCTATGACTTTAAATGGGATGTGGGATATTCCTCCCTCGTCGCAGGTGGTACAGACACTGCCGGGCTAGATACCATGGGACCTAACTTTCCTTTTGGAATTCAAAACAGACTTGCCTGCCCCACTGCTGGGGATTTGGATGCTGATGGCTTGATCGACTTTATGATCGCCAACCAGCAAGGTCAAATTTTCTTTTATAAAAATGTGGGTACTTCCACCAAGCCACACTGGGGAAGACGTTCTCTGGCCTCTACAGATACCATTAAGATTGGTAAGGGTCAAAACATTAACCAGCTCCGCCCTACTTTGGCGGATATTGATGGTGATGGCGACCTGGATATGTTGATTGGTTCTCGCTGGCAATACGGTGGATCCACCTACAATGCGACCCAAAAGCTGGATGACCTGCACTTCTTCCGAAACATTGGAACCAAGTTTGCTCCGGTTTTCACCCAGGATACCATGCCTGGATTAGAAAACCAGCAATGTGCTGAATTTGCCAATCCCACCTTTGTGGATATCGATGCCGATGGTGACCTCGATCTTCAGATATTAGGATCGGACTCCTCTGCCTTCTTCGAGAATACGGGAACTGCAACAAACCCAACTTTTGTACGCCATTTTAAAAATGCTCCGGGCAACCCACTACATGGTTGGTTCTACCCTAACATGCTTGTTCCCACTCCAAACTTCTTCGATATGGATGGAGATGGTGACTTAGATCTCACCGTAATTGATGACGGTGGTATTATGTGGACCGTAGAAAATGAAGGAACGGCTACCGCACCTGATTTTGATTCTTTGACTCTTCAAAGCCCACCTGTAGGAATAGCCGGAGTGGATTTCGGTCAATTCTCGGCACATACCATTGGAGACTTTAACAACGATGGTGAAATGGACCTTTTTGTGAGTCCATTTACGCCAGTATCGTTTCACTGGTTTAAAGGTGTTTCTTTAGTTACTGGAGTTTCGGCATCCATTACCACTGACTCTACAGTAAGCTGTAACGCGGATACCGACGCTGGTTTAACAGCTGTAGCTACCGATGGTACAGGTAAGATTTCATACGCTTGGTCTACCGGTGATACCGTAGCCACCATTACTGGTCTTGGTGCTGGTACCTATACTGTAACCATTACCGATTCATTAACTACTGATTCGGCTTCTGTTACCTTAACAGAACCAGCAGTTCTTTCTGCAGCCACCGTGGTTGATTCTAATGTTACTTGTTTCGGATTCTCCGATGGTGGAGCTTCTGCTTCTGCCACGGGTGGAACGACAAGCTATAACTACGCTTGGAGTAATTCCGCTACCAATGCTTCTATTACTGGAGTTATTGGCGGTAAATACACAGTAACCATTACAGATGCAAACGGATGTACCGATACGGCATCAGTGACGATAACCGCTCCAACAGCTCTTACTGCTGCCACGGTAGTGGATTCAAATACAACTTGTAATGGATTCTCAGATGGTGGAGCCAGTGCTTCAGCTACCGGAGGAACAGGTGCTTATGGCTATGCTTGGAGCAATGCTGCTACCAACGCCTCGATTACTGGGGTAATTGCTGGAACCTATAAAGTAACGATCACGGATGCGAATGGATGTACAGATACTTCTTCCGTATCCATTACAGAACCTGCTCAATTGGTTGCTGCAACTGTGGTTGATTCAAACATTTCATGTAACACCTTCTCAGATGGTGGAGCTTCTGCTTCCGCTACCGGTGGAACCATGAACTACTCCTACGCCTGGAGCAATGCTGCTACAAACGCTTCCATTACCGGAGTTGTAGCTGGAAATTATAAAGTAACCGTAACTGATGCTAACGGATGTACCGATACCGCATCAGCTATGATTACTCAACCTGCTGTATTGAATGCTGCTGCAGTTATTGATTCAAATATTTCCTGTAACGCCTTATCCGATGGTGGAGCTTCCGCTTCTGCTACTGGAGGAACGATGAACTACTCCTATGCCTGGAGCAATTCTGCTACAAACGCTTCCATTACCGGAGTTACAGCCGGAACCTATAAGGTAACCGTAACCGATGCCAACGGTTGTACCGATACTGCATCTGCTACTATTACTCAACCTGCTGTATTGAACGCAGCTGCTATCGTTGATTCTAACGTTACCTGCTTTGGCTCCTTTGATGGTGGCGCCACGGCTTCCGCTACTGGTGGAACAATGGCATACAACTATGCTTGGAGCAATTCTGCCACAAACGCTTCCATTACGGGAGTAGTTGCAGGAACCTACAAGGTAACCGTAACCGATGCAAACGGATGTACTGATACCGCTTCAGCAACTATTGTTGCTCCCACAACTATCGTTGCTGCCTCCGTGGTAGATTCTAATGCCTCCTGTAATGCCTTCGCTGACGGTGGAGCGACTGCTTCTGCTACGGGTGGAGCGCTTCCCTATAACTATGTTTGGAGTAATGCAGCAACAAACGCTTCCATCACTGGAGTGGTTGCTGGAACTTATAAAGTAACGATCACTGATGACAATGGATGTATTGATACTTCTTCTGTTACCATAACTGAGCCGACTCAGTTGGTAGCCGTAGCTGTGGTTGATTCAAACATTTCATGTAACACCTTCTCAGATGGTGGAGCTTCTGCTTCAGCTACGGGTGGTACACCGAACTATTCATACGCATGGAGCAACGCTGGCACTATGGCTTCTATTACAGGAGTAGTTGCCGGAACCTATAAAGTAACCGTAACCGATGGAAACGGATGTACTGATACCGCATCAGCCATGATTACTCAACCTGCTGCATTGAATGCTATTGCTGTAGTTGATTCTAACATTTCTTGTAACACCTTCTCAGATGGTGGAGCTTCTGCTTCAGCTACTGGTGGAACAATGAACTACTCCTACGCCTGGAGCAATTCTGCCACAAACGCTTCCATTACGGGAGTAGTTGCCGGAACCTATAAAGTAACCGTAACCGATGCCAACGGATGTACCGATACCGCATCAGCTATGATTACTCAACCGGCTGTTTTAAATGCTATCACAGTGGTTGACTCAAACGTTAGCTGTTTTGGCTTCTCCAATGGTGGTGCCACTGCATCTGCCTCTGGTGGAACTGCGAACTACTCTTACGCCTGGAGCAATTCTGCTACAAACGCTTCCATTACTGGAGTAGTAGCTGGAACCTATAAAGTAACCGCTACAGATGCCAACGGATGTACCGATACGGCATCAGTAACCATTACTACTCCGGCCACTGTGGTTGCCACAGCTATTGTAGATTCTAACATTTCCTGCTTCGGTTTAACCGATGGTGGTGCCTCTGTTAGCGCTACCGGTGGAACTGGTGCATACAAGTATGCCTGGTCCAATGGAGATACTACTGCCGCAATTAATGGCCTGCAAGCCACGAATTATACGGTTACCGTTACGGATGCCAATGGATGTACAGGTACTGATATGATTACGATTACAGAGCCTACCCTATTGACCGTTTCTACTACAGTAGATTCCAACGTAACTTGTAAAGGCCTTACTAACGGCGGTGCTACGGCAAGCAGCACAGGAGGAACAGGAACGATTACCTGGAGTTGGTCAAATTCTACCTCCATGGCAGCATTGACTAATGTGGCAGCTGGAAAGTATAACGTAACTGCTACTGATGCGAACGGATGTACAGATACCTCTTCGGCTACCATTTCTGAGCCTGATAGTTTGACCGTAACTACTGCGATTGACTCCAACGTGACTTGCTTTGGATATTCCAATGGAGGTGTTACCGCTACCGTTCAAGGTGGAACAGCGAACTACAACTACGGCTGGTCAAATTCGGCTACCAATTCTTCTATCACTGGTGTGACTGCTGGTAAGTATACCGTTACGGTAACCGATGATAAGGGATGTACAGACACAGCTTCTTCGAACGTTTCTGAACCTGCTGCCCTAACCACAAGCACAGTTGTGGATTCTAATGTAACTTGTAATGGATTCTCGAATGGTGGCGCCTCAACCTCACCATCCGGAGGAACAACAAACTATTCTTACGCTTGGTCAAACAGTGCAACAAACGCTTCTATTACAGGAGTAACTGCTGCTAAGTACTACGTTACCATTACCGATGCTAACGGATGTACCCTGGTTGACTCTGCTACCGTAACTGAGCCTATGACTCTTGTTGCATCAACCGTATTAGATTCCAACGTTTCTTGTAAAAACCTGATGGATGGTGGAGCCACGGCTTCAACTACCGGTGGAACTGGAACCATCACCTGGAACTGGTCAAATTCGGCTAATACGGCAACCATTACAGGAGTTGCAGCTGGCTTCTATGCGGTAACCGCTACCGATGCCAATGGATGTACTGACTCTGCCTCTATCACGATTACTGAACCAGATTCATTAATCATTGCGGCTGTAGTTGACTCTAACGTTACTTGTAACGGATTGGCCAATGGTGGTGCTACTGCATCAGCTATGGGTGGTACCATGAACTACAGCTGGAACTGGTCTAACGGTGACCAAACAGCTTCTATTAGCCAATTGACCAGCGGACTCTACAGAGCCGTGGTAATTGATGCTAACGGATGTACCGATACTACCATGATCACCATTACACAGCCAACTGTATTGGTAGCCTCTACGATGGTTGATTCCAATGTAACTTGTTTCGGACTAAGTGATGGTGGCGCTACTGCCTCTGCCATGGGTGGAACTCCGGGTTACTCTTACGCTTGGTCTAACAACGATGCCGATAGCGTATTGAACGGTGTACCTATGGGAACTTACATGGTGACTGTGACCGATGCCAACGGATGTGTGGATATGGATACCTTGGATATCACTGAGCCAGATTCACTTCAGGTAAGTGCCATGGTTACGGCTGATGTTTCTTGTTTCGGTTTAACTGACGGAACTGCTTCTTCCACAACGCAAGGTGGTACTCAGCCTTACAGCTATGACTGGGATAGTGGAGATACTACTTCTTCCCTAATGGGCAAAGGTGCCGGTACCTATTACTTGATCGTAACTGATTCTTTGGGTTGTATGGATGAAGATTCTATAACTATTACAGAGCCTGCAGATTTGATCGCTACGATCGACTCTTTGAAATTGAACTTGTGTAAAGGAGATTCTATGGGTATAGCTTATGCTTCTGCTCAAGGAGGAACTCCTAACTACACTTACTTATGGTCAGACGGACAAGGTGGTGATCAAGCTACTTCTTTGCCTGAAGGAGCTATCTCTGTAACCGTTACTGATGACAATGGATGTGTTGCAACTGCTCAGGATATGATGGGTTACATTCACGAACTTCCAGTTCTTGACTTGGGTCCAGATATCGATGTAGAGGTTTCTTCTGTATTCATTCAGGCTCCTGACACTTTCGCTACTTACTTGTGGAGTAATGGAGATACTACTTCTTCTACAACCATCACGACTATCGATACAGTTTCGTTGATCGTAATGGACAGCAACGGATGTAGCACAAGTGATACCGTTCATGTTAGCCTATGGCCTGCTTCTACAGAAGAGTACATGACTGCTTCTGAGATTCAAGTTTATCCAAACCCATCGAATGGAATCTTCACCATTCAATTGGATGAAAACGTAACTGAAAACGTTAGCTGGACTATCTACTCTCTATCGGGTAGAATGGTAAGAAACGGCGAGTTTGAAGCTAATGCAAGCCAGAATTATACAATGGACATGACCGACATGCCTCAAGGGTCTTACATGATCCACCTGAATAATGCAGGTAGACAGGCAATTGTTCGAGTTATGATTCGATAA
- a CDS encoding SRPBCC domain-containing protein, translating to MQDAKQIQIEEIIECSQEQLWQVLTQSEYTRQYMFNCAVTSEWIKGGSIEWEGIYQGYNAYQKGEILEIQPFTHLQYSTFDPFYGLEDRPENYIHVTYKLAARGTATSFTIINETFDGNVKRLQHIDEGWQMVIKKLKETAENTALV from the coding sequence ATGCAAGACGCTAAGCAAATTCAAATCGAAGAAATCATTGAATGCTCTCAGGAGCAACTTTGGCAGGTACTCACCCAATCGGAGTACACCCGTCAATACATGTTTAATTGTGCGGTAACTTCAGAATGGATCAAAGGAGGTAGCATTGAATGGGAAGGAATTTATCAGGGTTATAATGCCTACCAGAAAGGAGAGATACTCGAAATCCAACCTTTCACCCATCTTCAATACTCCACCTTCGATCCGTTCTACGGCCTAGAAGACCGTCCGGAGAACTATATCCATGTTACCTATAAGCTGGCAGCACGGGGCACGGCTACCAGCTTTACCATCATCAATGAAACTTTCGACGGCAATGTGAAACGTCTTCAGCACATTGATGAAGGATGGCAAATGGTTATTAAAAAACTCAAGGAAACGGCAGAAAATACCGCCTTGGTCTGA
- a CDS encoding YafY family transcriptional regulator, whose protein sequence is MIDTENLPRLSRLTAILTLLQSKRLVTATEIAHKFDISVRTAYRDIKALEASGVPIFVEEGKGYSLASGYSIPPILFTEDEANALITAEKIIGRNRDRSLVENYQNAITKIKATLKEGRKEKTELLSERVAFVQNYRNETNSSWLAEIQKSITDFNLIQIDYHSGSKDERTKRLIEPQALYHTNEKWILIAWCRLREQFREFRLDRMQNLQVLKETFEDRNFTFEYYYREVYLKQQATP, encoded by the coding sequence ATGATAGATACCGAAAATCTTCCTCGACTGTCACGCTTAACGGCGATTCTTACCCTTCTTCAATCCAAGCGATTGGTGACGGCTACAGAAATTGCCCACAAATTTGACATTAGCGTTCGAACGGCCTATCGAGACATTAAAGCTCTGGAAGCCTCGGGCGTACCCATCTTTGTAGAGGAAGGAAAAGGATATTCACTGGCATCAGGTTATTCCATACCTCCGATCCTGTTTACCGAAGACGAGGCCAACGCCTTGATTACGGCCGAAAAAATCATTGGAAGAAATCGGGATCGATCGCTGGTGGAGAATTACCAGAATGCCATTACCAAAATCAAAGCCACATTAAAGGAAGGGAGAAAGGAAAAAACGGAACTCCTGTCAGAAAGGGTAGCCTTCGTTCAAAACTACCGCAACGAAACCAACAGCAGCTGGCTGGCGGAAATTCAGAAATCCATAACCGATTTTAACCTGATTCAAATCGATTATCACTCAGGAAGCAAAGATGAGCGTACCAAACGACTGATTGAGCCTCAGGCCCTTTACCACACCAATGAAAAGTGGATTTTAATTGCCTGGTGCAGGTTACGTGAGCAGTTTCGGGAGTTTAGACTGGACCGCATGCAGAACCTTCAGGTGCTCAAAGAAACCTTTGAAGACCGAAATTTCACCTTTGAATATTACTACAGAGAAGTTTATTTGAAGCAGCAAGCCACCCCCTGA
- a CDS encoding sensor histidine kinase codes for MKLFRVFLSLTFITVFPLFIHAQIDSLEQMRVEQLLITQRFDSARIYTEDWDLNQASDYQKSLRELAVNEELDYEPFHSFVTKMSTRAYIQTSSLDSFIQSKLKVPSSKESINIDWIDIQFYYTQSFRNSANLKQANIENEKILNYLNQFDESDEGYTHGIIKYNIHQIVSALIQKDIEKGKLLCEENTQRAIGIKDTNLIIACQYHLCDFIMLEGDLQGYIDISRKCFEMDQAMKSKSQYFHANVIHLVDALIYAGDPDGDVLDLLDILYNHPRIRPDSYTLYAKYVARFPPGSPEVNNLLEKMGHSSLEEFADESFKISKKAHNLNDQYHMVQELSRLLIAHGSIEKGIYFKDLSIQLTQEMYGEEMSKALSENEINQVRIEKEHEVALEKQKANLYSIIAALIAGLLLLTIWLFVRQQKQNRLLRSKNEEISQQKDAIAKREEEKALLLKEVHHRVKNNFQMVSSLLELQSRGIEDDRARELAEEGKNRVKSMALIHQRLYQNDDLLIYFDEYINKLVTEIAAMYDHEHKAQVKVDIPSISFDIDTAIPLGLIVNELVTNAFKYGMTEDSKNLEVRIEKHSNDSYLLKVKDSGKGLSKNFDPQKAKSLGLRLVRSLSKQLQGSVQYTYEAGSAFKVLFKDSDMRRQVQ; via the coding sequence ATGAAATTATTTCGTGTTTTTCTAAGCCTAACCTTTATAACTGTTTTTCCCTTATTTATTCATGCCCAAATTGACTCCCTCGAGCAAATGCGAGTGGAACAACTTCTGATCACTCAACGGTTTGATTCCGCCCGGATTTATACAGAAGATTGGGACCTAAACCAGGCAAGTGATTACCAAAAATCGCTGCGAGAGCTGGCGGTTAACGAAGAACTCGACTATGAACCCTTTCATAGCTTCGTTACCAAAATGAGCACCCGAGCCTACATTCAAACTTCAAGCCTGGACAGTTTTATTCAATCGAAGCTAAAGGTACCTTCTTCTAAGGAGTCGATTAATATTGATTGGATTGACATCCAGTTTTATTATACCCAAAGTTTTCGCAATAGCGCCAATCTTAAGCAGGCCAATATTGAAAATGAGAAGATCCTGAATTACCTCAACCAATTTGATGAATCGGATGAAGGGTATACGCACGGAATCATTAAGTACAACATTCATCAAATCGTATCGGCTCTTATCCAAAAGGATATTGAAAAAGGGAAACTTCTCTGTGAAGAGAACACCCAAAGAGCGATTGGGATTAAAGACACCAATTTGATCATCGCTTGTCAATATCACCTCTGCGATTTCATAATGCTAGAAGGCGACCTTCAAGGGTATATCGACATTAGCCGTAAGTGTTTTGAAATGGATCAGGCCATGAAATCCAAGAGTCAGTACTTCCATGCCAACGTGATTCATTTGGTAGATGCCTTGATTTATGCCGGAGACCCTGATGGCGACGTACTGGACTTGCTGGATATCCTATACAATCATCCTCGAATAAGACCTGACAGCTATACCCTTTACGCTAAATATGTAGCTCGTTTTCCTCCGGGTTCTCCTGAGGTAAACAATCTACTGGAAAAAATGGGGCATAGTAGCCTGGAAGAATTTGCTGATGAATCTTTTAAGATCAGTAAGAAGGCTCATAACCTGAATGATCAATACCACATGGTCCAGGAGCTTTCAAGGCTTCTGATCGCCCATGGATCGATTGAAAAGGGAATTTACTTCAAGGATCTCAGCATCCAGCTTACTCAGGAGATGTACGGCGAAGAAATGTCCAAGGCTTTGTCTGAAAATGAAATCAATCAGGTTCGCATAGAGAAGGAACACGAAGTGGCTCTTGAAAAACAGAAAGCCAATCTCTACAGTATTATTGCCGCTTTGATTGCAGGATTGTTGCTTTTGACGATATGGCTATTTGTTCGCCAGCAAAAACAAAACCGGCTCCTCCGTTCCAAGAATGAAGAGATTAGCCAACAAAAGGATGCCATTGCCAAACGTGAGGAGGAAAAAGCCCTTCTATTAAAAGAGGTACACCACCGGGTGAAAAACAACTTTCAAATGGTTTCCAGCTTGCTGGAATTGCAGAGTCGTGGAATTGAAGATGATCGAGCTCGTGAGTTGGCCGAAGAAGGAAAAAACCGGGTCAAGTCGATGGCCTTGATTCATCAACGGCTCTACCAAAACGACGACCTACTCATCTATTTTGATGAGTACATCAACAAGCTGGTAACTGAGATTGCAGCCATGTATGACCACGAACACAAGGCCCAGGTTAAGGTAGACATTCCGTCCATCAGTTTTGACATTGATACCGCTATCCCATTGGGGCTTATTGTAAATGAATTGGTCACCAATGCTTTTAAATATGGCATGACCGAAGATTCTAAAAATCTGGAAGTTAGAATCGAAAAACACTCCAATGACTCCTACCTTCTGAAGGTAAAAGATTCGGGTAAAGGGTTATCAAAGAACTTTGACCCTCAAAAAGCAAAAAGCCTGGGTCTGAGGCTGGTACGAAGTTTATCTAAGCAGCTTCAGGGAAGCGTTCAATACACCTACGAAGCCGGAAGCGCATTTAAGGTCCTGTTCAAGGATAGCGATATGCGCCGCCAAGTTCAATGA